The Candidatus Palauibacter polyketidifaciens genome has a window encoding:
- a CDS encoding acyl carrier protein, whose translation MTATEARIQELARQHLDLGRDLDLDTGLLSSDISSLDAVAFVKKVGVAFGVEIPPEEVANWKNMRDLAAFLDSGSG comes from the coding sequence ATGACAGCAACCGAAGCCCGCATTCAGGAACTCGCTCGCCAGCACCTCGACCTCGGAAGAGACCTGGATCTCGACACCGGTCTGCTTTCCTCCGACATCTCGTCCCTTGACGCCGTAGCCTTCGTGAAGAAGGTCGGGGTGGCGTTCGGTGTCGAGATTCCCCCCGAGGAGGTTGCCAACTGGAAGAACATGCGGGACCTGGCCGCGTTTCTCGATTCCGGATCCGGTTGA
- a CDS encoding alpha/beta hydrolase, producing the protein MEQVRLDENTVTVVRRHGRPDSPVRLVLSHGNGLAIDAYYPFWSLLADEFDLVVYDIRNHGWNAVGERKHHNIPTMLHDHDVLARAIAERLGDKPTVGVFHSLSTLTAILSLSGPYSGLVLFDPPLCKPAASEAEFDEALDRQTALTRRRSPRFRSEEEFSDLLRYSPLYARVVPGVRELVARTTLTKAADGEGLGLRCPREFEAQVSEYMRSFAPLLDLDMLYCPTKVIGADPTLPHAYLPSFDLKHIESVDYDFIVDSTHLLQLEKPAECVAMLRVFLRQSGLLGGSTQWRTGSKG; encoded by the coding sequence GTGGAACAGGTGCGGCTCGACGAGAACACGGTCACCGTCGTGCGGCGGCATGGCCGGCCGGATTCCCCGGTTCGCCTGGTTCTGAGTCATGGCAACGGCCTCGCCATCGACGCTTACTATCCGTTCTGGTCTCTCCTGGCAGACGAGTTCGATCTGGTTGTCTACGACATCAGAAACCACGGCTGGAATGCCGTCGGTGAGCGGAAGCATCACAACATACCGACGATGCTCCACGACCATGACGTCCTCGCCAGGGCCATCGCCGAGCGTCTCGGAGACAAGCCGACCGTAGGCGTCTTTCATTCGCTTTCGACGCTTACGGCCATTCTCTCCCTCTCCGGTCCCTACTCGGGTCTGGTGCTGTTCGATCCGCCCCTCTGCAAGCCTGCGGCAAGTGAAGCGGAGTTCGACGAGGCCCTGGACCGCCAGACGGCGCTGACGCGGCGACGGTCGCCCCGTTTCCGGTCCGAGGAGGAGTTCTCGGACCTTCTTCGGTATTCTCCGCTGTATGCCCGGGTCGTGCCCGGGGTGCGGGAACTCGTGGCAAGGACGACCCTTACGAAGGCGGCGGATGGAGAAGGCCTTGGACTCCGCTGTCCACGGGAGTTCGAAGCGCAGGTCTCGGAATACATGAGGAGCTTCGCCCCGCTGCTGGACCTGGACATGCTTTATTGTCCCACGAAAGTGATCGGGGCCGACCCGACTCTCCCGCACGCGTACCTGCCCAGCTTTGATCTGAAGCACATCGAGAGCGTGGATTACGACTTCATCGTGGACTCTACCCACCTTCTGCAGCTGGAGAAGCCGGCGGAATGCGTCGCGATGCTCCGCGTTTTCCTTCGTCAGAGCGGGCTGCTGGGAGGCTCCACCCAGTGGCGCACGGGCTCGAAGGGATAG